The following proteins come from a genomic window of Megalobrama amblycephala isolate DHTTF-2021 linkage group LG1, ASM1881202v1, whole genome shotgun sequence:
- the mfsd6l gene encoding LOW QUALITY PROTEIN: major facilitator superfamily domain-containing protein 6-like (The sequence of the model RefSeq protein was modified relative to this genomic sequence to represent the inferred CDS: inserted 1 base in 1 codon), giving the protein MKKGSMQKSKQWNVKGALRLAGVFNFLHSCGSGCLLPFLTLYFRHLGLNASMIGIIMASKHLLALVWRPFSSVLARQYDKRRTVIVGSLLSSALVVLTLLLFPSAGIQAESGRCNASQPDADPTPLLATLEQMTVPSQSNATVYSVNQTSISTEQLVDVNTTVSLNWSARGLKSLKKEEDLHTEFLGSLKVMDAQHQMFFLVLIVMALWECMAAPLEWTADDGLYEYLDFVDATDRHSGVKVWKQLGAAFGNCAVGVLVTSLFCLTGASVEFYSYTILMILTIPAAALLPIYLRKRERLASGGFKALQLVHGNSQAILCAITVILMGMVSSAVSDFLFWQMQDCGATEIHMGISLALVHLSQTGFAPLSGHLSRFLKYHGWLLVLAVVSLAMQCLYYSFLWSPWSVIPAQLLAGFSTAALWWSITSQSEDIATPGTEKTIFRLFEALSLELGAAFGSLTAGFVVQKFGVMVLFQGAAVLLALWSSALAVLKWKIPRQRRINYSRLLAADTELSESDTDQEKDWLETAMEDDXRKNKWTMETTELIEVKSDLLTSTESNLMN; this is encoded by the exons ATGAAGAAGGGATCAATGCAGAAGAGCAAGCAGTGGAATGTGAAGGGAGCCTTGCGGCTGGCGGGCGTCTTTAACTTCCTCCATTCCTGTGGCTCCGGTTGCCTCCTTCCCTTCCTGACCCTCTACTTCCGGCACCTGGGCCTCAACGCCAGCATGATCGGAATCATCATGGCATCCAAGCACCTGCTCGCTCTGGTGTGGCGGCCGTTCTCCAGCGTCCTCGCTAGGCAGTACGACAAACGGCGGACAGTCATAGTGGGCTCATTGCTCAGCTCGGCATTGGTGGTTTTGACTCTTCTGCTCTTCCCGTCCGCAGGAATACAAGCTGAAAGTGGACGGTGTAATGCTAGTCAACCGGATGCCGATCCTACCCCGCTTCTAGCCACACTAGAGCAGATGACTGTTCCATCGCAATCAAATGCCACTGTTTACTCAGTAAACCAAACTTCTATCAGTACCGAACAGCTTGTCGATGTTAACACAACTGTAAGCCTAAACTGGTCAGCAAGAGGATTGAAATCCTTGAAAAAGGAGGAAGATCTTCATACTGAGTTCCTGGGGAGCCTGAAAGTTATGGATGCCCAACATCAGATGTTCTTTCTAGTTCTCATAGTGATGGCTTTGTGGGAGTGCATGGCCGCCCCATTAGAATGGACGGCCGATGATGGACTGTACGAATACTTGGATTTTGTAGATGCCACCGACCGCCATAGTGGCGTGAAGGTCTGGAAGCAACTTGGGGCCGCTTTTGGCAACTGTGCAGTTGGTGTTCTTGTAACCAGCCTGTTTTGTCTTACAGGAGCTTCGGTGGAGTTTTATTCCTACACCATACTCATGATCCTAACCATACCTGCTGCCGCCCTACTACCAATCTACCTCCGAAAGCGTGAGCGCCTCGCTAGTGGCGGCTTTAAGGCGCTGCAATTGGTGCATGGGAACTCACAGGCGATACTTTGTGCCATCACTGTCATTTTGATGGGGATGGTGAGCTCTGCTGTGTCGGATTTCCTCTTCTGGCAGATGCAAGATTGCGGTGCAACAGAAATCCACATGGGAATCTCTTTAGCCCTGGTGCACCTAAGCCAGACTGGCTTTGCGCCACTTTCTGGGCATCTCTCCCGGTTTCTTAAGTACCACGGTTGGTTACTAGTACTCGCCGTCGTCAGTTTAGCCATGCAATGCCTTTATTATTCCTTCTTGTGGAGTCCGTGGTCCGTAATACCCGCTCAGCTGCTGGCGGGCTTCAGCACCGCCGCCCTCTGGTGGTCCATAACATCGCAAAGCGAAGACATCGCCACTCCTGGCACCGAAAAGACCATTTTTAGGCTGTTTGAGGCACTTTCTCTGGAGCTGGGAGCTGCATTTGGCAGTCTGACGGCAGGGTTCGTGgtgcaaaagtttggggtcatggTGCTCTTCCAAGGTGCGGCGGTTTTGTTGGCTTTGTGGAGTAGCGCTCTTGCCGTACTCAAGTGGAAGATTCCTCGGCAGCGGCGGATAAACTACTCACGGCTGCTGGCCGCAGACACCGAGTTGAGTGAGTCCGATACGGACCAGGAGAAAGACTGGCTGGAGACGGCAATGGAAGATG AGAGGAAAAACAAGTGGACAATGGAAACGACTGAATTAATAGAAGTAAAGAGTGACCTGTTAACATCTACAGAGAGCAATTTAATGAACTAA
- the pik3r6b gene encoding phosphoinositide 3-kinase regulatory subunit 6, translating into MEETFGGVSSVVETSLYHNVHSILRELDCEPQAGSASNKGMLRWTLHNRVDRNPSISIPLVRVLIKELEKAERIDSKVRIIPLLHTLSYAVLQSVFIPEDLYQRMYICLKSLVTLPVPYCAIALNYARQMKMEQIAPGILYQRRVIAEHSLRNDLYPLHEKVFVFIDPAVFPLSLVNALKADVECADSGGDPLIYKRRVLLHTVIAGLGKQCRVDQLAHALEHLGEDLELHFQEVVTILEQRTEDGASEDNQYKTRLQEIYQAILTAAKDPASCPASQAETQLPSPEVSFHVWTKEDEIWNELVNFALMVPADRNSAYLDEDDLKRDSVMSTMSTDSGIEGDMPISEFSAIMIESQGGPEDQSSSQSFYRRPCVRLPKAGNRMTLMMEAIKGNGGYVLSKEERNLTARIVVMGDDRTLGRLAKTLHTIRKREARHLLLTKRVNLEMYYIPVTDQSPPSNQEGFPEDMLTLAGYLGSVDLWYDCNIAGLGAMILKLAQMQTSQSESSDPNTFLLDIISYYTRISQHPVHLPIYSVKICFSGLSTHTVEEVFVAQLEMDFPEVKRYRATFKDTIKGSVRYKKYNLQEFYGAVVSVNYRKASISDREVERGMSLSTSGMLIRVSPSCRVKSLHSVSISFQDTIPTRPSTPSFRAVSVNIRVLEERTFTVCLDKDSRKTFKNVQSIEVSPCLDPGYCHQPSTKSKYSFGEGGESLSKYLNKTLTLPINTFCGNEQ; encoded by the exons ATGGAAGAAACAT TCGGTGGCGTGTCCTCAGTCGTGGAGACTAGTCTCTACCACAATGTCCATTCCATCCTCAGAGAACTGGACTGTGAACCTCAAGCTGGATCAGCCTCCAATAAAG gcATGTTGAGATGGACTCTGCATAACAGGGTTGACAGAAATCCATCTATCAGTATCCCTCTGGTGAGGGTTCTTATAAAAGAACTTGAAAAG GCGGAGAGAATTGATTCTAAGGTCCGCATCATTCCTTTACTTCACACACTTTCCTACGCAGTCCTACAG TCTGTATTTATTCCAGAAGACCTCTATCAAAGGATGTACATTTGCCTGAAAAGTTTAGTTACGTTACCTGTACCTTACTGTGCGATTGCACTTAACTATGCAAGACAGATGAAAATGGAACAAATTGCACCAg GAATACTGTATCAAAGGAGAGTCATTGCTGAACACAGCCTACGTAATGATCTTTATCCACTTCATGAGAA GGTGTTTGTGTTCATAGATCCTGCTGTGTTTCCCCTGTCTTTGGTGAACGCGCTCAAGGCTGACGTGGAGTGTGCGGACTCTGGTGGAGACCCACTGATCTACAAACGCAGGGTTTTACTGCACACAGTGATAGCTGGATTAGGAAAGCAGTGCCGTGTTGACCAGCTTGCACATGCTCTAGAG cATTTAGGTGAAGACCTGGAGCTGCACTTCCAGGAGGTTGTTACCATTCTAGAGCAGAGAACAGAAGATGGAGCTTCTGAGGATAACCAATACAAAACGAGATTACAAGAGATCTACCAAGCCATCCTGACTGCTGCAAAAG ATCCAGCCTCGTGTCCAGCCTCACAAGCGGAAACTCAGCTGCCCAGTCCAGAGGTCAGCTTCCATGTCTGGACCAAAGAGGATGAGATAT GGAATGAGCTGGTTAACTTTGCACTGATGGTTCCTGCAGACCGAAACTCTGCTTATCTGGACGAGGATGACCTGAAACGTGACTCTGTCATGTCCACCATGTCCACGGACAGTGGCATCGAGGGAGACATGCCCATCAGTGAGTTCTCCGCTATAATGATAGAGTCTCAGGGCGGCCCAGAGGACCAGAGCAGCTCTCAGTCCTTCTACAGGAGGCCGTGTGTGCGTCTGCCCAAAGCTGGGAACAGAATGACACTCATGATGGAGGCCATTAAGGGAAATGGAGGATACGTCCTCTCTAAAGAGGAAAGGAACCTCACGGCTCGTATTGTTGTTATGGGTGATGACAGAACTCTAGGCCGGCTAGCCAAGACTCTCCACACTATTCG GAAAAGGGAGGCACGACATCTGCTGCTGACAAAGAGAGTGAATCTGGAGATGTATTACATTCCAGTGACTGACCAGTCGCCGCCTTCCAATCAG GAGGGTTTTCCTGAAGACATGCTGACACTGGCAGGGTACTTGGGAAGCGTGGATTTGTGGTATGACTGTAACATTGCCGGTTTGGGAGCCATGATTCTAAAACTGGCCCAAATG CAGACAAGTCAGAGCGAATCTTCAGACCCCAACACCTTCCTGCTAGATATTATCTCATACTACACACGTATCAGCCAGCATCCGGTGCACCTTCCCATCTACTCTGTCAAG ATCTGCTTCTCTGGCCTCAGCACCCACACAGTGGAGGAAGTGTTTGTGGCTCAGCTCGAGATGGACTTCCCCGAGGTCAAACGCTACAGAGCCACATTTAAAGACACAATTAAAG GTTCAGTGCGTTACAAAAAATACAACCTGCAAGAATTTTATGGTGCAGTTGTGTCAGTTAATTATAGAAAG GCCTCAATAAGCGACAGAGAAGTTGAGAGGGGAATGTCTTTGTCGACAAGTGGCATGTTGATCAGGGTCTCACCTTCCTGCAGAGTCAAAA GTTTACATAGTGTCAGCATAAGTTTCCAAGATACGATTCCCACAAGGCCCAGCACG CCTTCATTCAGAGCTGTTAGTGTCAATATCAGAGTCCTGGAGGAGCGGACGTTCACAGTGTGTCTGGATAAAGACTCGCGTAAAACATTCAAGAATGTCCAGAG CATTGAAGTTTCTCCATGCTTGGACCCGGGATACTGCCATCAGCCGAGTACCAAGTCCAAGTACAGTTTTGGAGAGGGAGGTGAATCACTGAGCAAATACCTGAATAAGACCCTCACGCTACCAATCAACACCTTCTGTGGCAATGAACAATGA